ATCACAAGGGATTCTATAGATGCAGCGTTGCTTCTCGAACAAATAGTTGGTGAGGATCCTATGGATCCCACATCACTAGATCTAAATATCTCCGGGCTTTATAAGAAGGCATTGGATATGGGGGACAAGATAGATCTTCCAAATGCCAGATTAATAGCTATAAAAGAGATGTGGGAAGGCGTTGAGGATGAGATCTATAAGGTTGTTATGGGCGCTATCGATAAGCTGATATCCTCGGGCTTCTCATACGAAGAAGTCAGTGTTCCCGAGATAAGATATGCCCTGCCAGCATACTATGTTATAGCATTTGCAGAGGCAAGCTCTAACCTAGCGAGATATGGTATCCCGATCTATGGCCTTAAGGAGGATCCCACGAGTCTTCCCTGGGATGAGTATTATTCTAAAGTAAGATCCATGGGATTTGGTAGGGAGGTTAAGAGGAGGATAATGCTTGGGAGCTACATTCTTAGCGCAGGCTACTACGAGCAATACTATATAAAGGCCCTCAAGGTTAGGAGGGTTTTGAGGGATAAGCTGCTGCCTCTCCTGAGAAGAGGATATATAGCATCGCCTACAATGCCTATTAGACCGCCTAGGCTGGGAGAGGCTATAGAGGATCCTATTAAACTCTATGCAATGGATATAGAGACTGTTGTGCCAAACCTCATAGGCTCACCAGCTATAAATGTCGTTGCAGGCTTCACAGGATCTCTGCCTGTTGGGCTTCAACTAATAGGCCCTCCCATGGGGGATAAGGATCTCATATTAATCGGAAGAGCAGCTGAGATCATAATTGGATACTATAATATAACCCCACAGATCTGAGGTGGAGTGTAATGAAGCTAAGAGCAGTTATTGGCCTCGAGATACATATACAGGTGAATAGAGCTAGGAGTAAGATGTTCTGTGGATGCCCCGCAAGCTATAGGGATGCGCCTCCAAACACAAACATATGCCCAGTATGCCTTGGCCTTCCAGGCTCTCTACCGGTTCCTAATAAGGAGGTTATTAAGAAGGCTGTTATGCTCTCACTAGCCCTCGGATCTAGATTAAACGATCACGTAGTTTTTGTGAGGAAACACTATTTCTACCCAGATCTGCCTAAGGGTTATCAGATAAGCCAGCATAGGGGGCCTGGAATGGCTCCTATAGCTATTGGAGGCTCGCTCGAGATAGAGGGAGACTCGGGGGCTAAAATTATTAG
The Sulfolobales archaeon DNA segment above includes these coding regions:
- a CDS encoding amidase family protein, which translates into the protein ITRDSIDAALLLEQIVGEDPMDPTSLDLNISGLYKKALDMGDKIDLPNARLIAIKEMWEGVEDEIYKVVMGAIDKLISSGFSYEEVSVPEIRYALPAYYVIAFAEASSNLARYGIPIYGLKEDPTSLPWDEYYSKVRSMGFGREVKRRIMLGSYILSAGYYEQYYIKALKVRRVLRDKLLPLLRRGYIASPTMPIRPPRLGEAIEDPIKLYAMDIETVVPNLIGSPAINVVAGFTGSLPVGLQLIGPPMGDKDLILIGRAAEIIIGYYNITPQI